In the Arachis ipaensis cultivar K30076 chromosome B10, Araip1.1, whole genome shotgun sequence genome, one interval contains:
- the LOC107621037 gene encoding uncharacterized protein LOC107621037 isoform X1, producing MVTIGAALVEIGYEIQVFSLKDGPARFAWINLRVPVTVIQKCDKSYNAMDWLNFNGIIVSSLEAKHAFSCFLQEPFKSLPLLWVVHENALAYRSRQYVANGQTELLNDWSRVFNRSTVVVFPNYVLPVICMRLVIFVFIIENS from the exons ATGGTAACAATTGGAGCTGCTTTGGTGGAGATTGGTTATGAAATTCAG GTATTTTCACTTAAAGATGGGCCAGCACGCTTTGCATGGATAAATTTAAGAGTTCCAGTTACTGTCATTCAAAAATGTGACAAGTCATATAATGCTATGGACTGGCTAAA CTTTAATGGCATAATTGTGAGCTCTCTTGAAGCCAAGCATGCCTTTTCTTG TTTTTTGCAGGAGCCTTTCAAGTCGTTGCCTCTTTTATGGGTCGTTCATGAAAATGCACTTGCTTATCGGTCAAGGCAATATGTTGCTAATGGGCAAACTGAACTATTGAATGATTGGAGCAGAGTTTTCAACCGGTCAACAGTTGTTGTCTTCCCAAACTATGTCTTGCCGGTAATATGTATGCGACTAGTTATATTTGTATTTATCATTGAAAATTCATAG
- the LOC110262415 gene encoding phosphomevalonate kinase, peroxisomal-like, whose product MTLLLGEPGTGGSSTPSMVGAVKKWQKSDPHKSLDTWRRLSEANSQLEIQLNFLSKLAKEQWDAYKSVIDSCSKLRSEKFQVV is encoded by the exons ATGACTCTG TTACTAGGAGAACCAGGAACTGGTGGTTCATCTACGCCATCAATGGTTGGTGCTGTAAAAAAATGGCAAAAGTCTGACCCTCATAAATCCTTGGACACATGGAGAAGATTGTCAGAGGCGAATTCGCAGTTAGAAATTCAACTGAACTTTTTGAGTAAATTAGCAAAGGAACAATGGGATGCATATAAATCTGTGATTGATAGCTGCAGCAAGCTCAGATCAGAAAAG TTTCAAGTGGTGTGA
- the LOC107621037 gene encoding uncharacterized protein LOC107621037 isoform X2 codes for MVTIGAALVEIGYEIQVFSLKDGPARFAWINLRVPVTVIQKCDKSYNAMDWLNFNGIIVSSLEAKHAFSWSLSSRCLFYGSFMKMHLLIGQGNMLLMGKLNY; via the exons ATGGTAACAATTGGAGCTGCTTTGGTGGAGATTGGTTATGAAATTCAG GTATTTTCACTTAAAGATGGGCCAGCACGCTTTGCATGGATAAATTTAAGAGTTCCAGTTACTGTCATTCAAAAATGTGACAAGTCATATAATGCTATGGACTGGCTAAA CTTTAATGGCATAATTGTGAGCTCTCTTGAAGCCAAGCATGCCTTTTCTTG GAGCCTTTCAAGTCGTTGCCTCTTTTATGGGTCGTTCATGAAAATGCACTTGCTTATCGGTCAAGGCAATATGTTGCTAATGGGCAAACTGAACTATTGA